Proteins from a genomic interval of Youhaiella tibetensis:
- a CDS encoding alpha/beta fold hydrolase: MAVRHERPRSPRGNPVLLVHGFMSRADIDWPRERWIEPMLDQGRTVVTVDLPGHGEAARVERAEDVRTAKLVTHLARALEETGAPFDVIGYSLGARLAWALASQHPPLVSKLVLGGLSPMDPFAALDFAAARRFLDAGAVPADPMTAFIAQMVAQATPDPHSMFNLAEGLAAEPFAPAAESPRAPTLFAAGTNDPMAGGIAVLEAHVPGSRTVRVPGDHMGALASPEFRREAFGFLGLTA, from the coding sequence ATGGCTGTCCGACACGAGCGCCCGCGCAGTCCGCGTGGCAATCCGGTGCTGCTGGTGCACGGGTTCATGTCGCGCGCCGATATCGACTGGCCACGCGAGCGCTGGATCGAGCCGATGCTCGATCAGGGGCGTACCGTGGTAACGGTCGACCTGCCCGGGCATGGGGAGGCAGCGCGTGTCGAGAGGGCCGAGGATGTCCGCACGGCAAAACTCGTAACGCATCTTGCCAGGGCGCTGGAGGAAACCGGCGCACCCTTCGACGTGATCGGCTATTCTCTGGGCGCGCGCCTGGCCTGGGCACTGGCGTCCCAGCATCCACCCCTCGTCTCGAAGCTGGTGCTGGGCGGGTTAAGCCCGATGGACCCGTTTGCGGCGCTCGATTTCGCGGCGGCCCGTCGCTTCCTCGATGCGGGCGCCGTCCCGGCCGATCCGATGACTGCGTTCATCGCTCAAATGGTGGCTCAGGCGACGCCCGATCCGCACTCGATGTTCAACCTGGCCGAGGGCTTGGCTGCTGAGCCGTTTGCCCCTGCTGCGGAATCCCCGCGGGCGCCGACACTTTTCGCGGCCGGAACTAACGACCCGATGGCCGGCGGAATTGCCGTGCTCGAGGCCCACGTGCCGGGATCGAGAACAGTACGCGTTCCGGGCGACCATATGGGGGCCCTCGCCTCGCCCGAGTTCCGACGGGAAGCCTTCGGCTTTCTTGGACTCACGGCCTGA
- a CDS encoding dipeptide/oligopeptide/nickel ABC transporter permease/ATP-binding protein: protein MSAAALSVETEPRETRRASIFRRFVRTPSGLVSLAIVVAIVFVAVLAPWLAPYDPNFVDLANTKAPPSAAHLLGGDTSGRDILSRLIWGARTTLVGALVTIVTALAVGVPAGVASGYFGGRLDRGSSWVSDALQAVPGMIILLVVASGTRSNFGLIMATVGILLAPGYFRIARSTALTIRNEPFIDAAWVSGLTHPRIIVRHVLPGVYAPIIIQTALAAGIAMGIQAGLQFLGIGVANVPSWGAMMAEGFRYMLASPLLLLWPSLVLGVTIAALAVMGSTLADLVRVRTVAPRRTVAQANAATASAAALEYSSAVRIDNLKVSYGAETGDIEVVHGVSLEVAPGEVLGIVGESGSGKSQTVFSILDLLPAGGACTFDGLWIGGKPIHGMTRRERARLLGTQIGYIPQEPMSNLDPSYTIGHQLVEPLRSVHRKSRTEARSIARAMLARVGIADVDRVMRAYPHQISGGMAQRVLIAGAIAGRPSLLIADEPTTALDVTVQAEVLELLRELQSELGMALVLVTHNFGVVADICDRVVVMRNGAIVEVNDVRSVFSAPQQGYTRELISASLDNSETRRELDAIHAAASREA from the coding sequence ATGAGTGCGGCAGCGCTGTCGGTCGAAACGGAGCCGCGGGAGACGCGGCGGGCCTCGATCTTCCGTCGGTTCGTCCGGACACCCAGCGGTCTGGTTTCCCTGGCCATCGTCGTAGCCATCGTGTTCGTCGCAGTCCTGGCGCCATGGCTGGCCCCGTATGACCCCAATTTTGTCGACCTCGCCAACACCAAGGCACCGCCGAGTGCCGCCCACCTGCTTGGTGGCGACACCAGTGGACGGGACATCCTGAGCCGGCTGATCTGGGGTGCGCGGACGACACTGGTGGGCGCGCTGGTAACGATCGTTACCGCCCTCGCCGTCGGTGTCCCCGCGGGAGTTGCATCCGGGTACTTCGGCGGGCGGCTCGATCGGGGCTCCTCGTGGGTCAGCGATGCGCTGCAAGCCGTGCCGGGCATGATCATCCTGCTTGTGGTGGCCTCGGGAACCCGCTCCAACTTCGGCCTGATCATGGCTACGGTCGGCATCCTGCTTGCGCCAGGTTACTTCCGCATCGCGCGTTCGACGGCCCTGACCATCCGGAACGAACCCTTTATCGACGCGGCCTGGGTATCCGGACTTACCCATCCGCGCATCATCGTTCGGCACGTCCTGCCGGGCGTCTATGCGCCGATCATCATCCAGACGGCGCTGGCGGCCGGCATTGCCATGGGTATCCAGGCCGGTTTGCAATTCCTTGGTATCGGCGTCGCCAATGTGCCGAGTTGGGGCGCGATGATGGCGGAAGGTTTCCGCTACATGCTCGCCTCCCCGCTCCTGCTGCTCTGGCCCTCGCTGGTGCTGGGCGTGACCATCGCGGCGCTGGCGGTGATGGGCTCCACTCTCGCCGACCTCGTTCGGGTTCGCACAGTCGCGCCAAGGCGGACGGTCGCCCAGGCTAATGCTGCCACGGCGAGCGCTGCGGCGCTTGAGTATTCCTCCGCCGTACGCATCGACAACCTCAAGGTCAGCTACGGTGCTGAGACGGGCGATATCGAAGTGGTGCACGGCGTGTCGCTCGAGGTGGCGCCCGGCGAGGTGCTGGGAATCGTCGGCGAATCCGGATCCGGCAAGTCGCAGACGGTGTTTTCCATCCTTGACCTGCTGCCGGCCGGTGGGGCGTGCACGTTCGACGGCCTCTGGATCGGCGGCAAGCCGATCCACGGCATGACGCGCCGCGAGCGCGCGCGCCTGCTCGGGACGCAGATCGGCTACATCCCGCAGGAGCCGATGTCGAACCTGGACCCCTCCTATACGATCGGCCACCAGCTCGTGGAGCCGCTGCGCTCGGTGCATCGCAAGTCCCGCACCGAAGCGCGGTCAATCGCGCGCGCGATGCTGGCGCGGGTCGGCATTGCCGATGTCGACCGCGTGATGCGGGCTTACCCGCATCAGATTTCGGGCGGCATGGCGCAACGCGTTCTGATTGCCGGCGCCATTGCCGGGCGCCCCTCCCTGCTCATCGCGGACGAACCGACAACGGCTCTGGACGTGACGGTGCAGGCCGAAGTGCTCGAGCTCTTGCGCGAGCTGCAAAGCGAGTTAGGCATGGCGCTGGTGCTCGTAACCCACAATTTCGGCGTGGTCGCCGATATCTGCGACCGGGTCGTCGTGATGCGCAACGGCGCGATCGTTGAGGTGAACGACGTGCGCTCCGTCTTTTCGGCGCCACAGCAAGGCTACACCCGCGAGCTCATCTCCGCTTCCCTCGACAATTCCGAAACCCGCCGCGAGTTGGACGCGATCCACGCTGCGGCTAGCCGGGAGGCATGA
- a CDS encoding amidohydrolase, whose amino-acid sequence MSATIVPLPSAASSVEEGKFADLALRGGRVHCLDLDATVFEAIAVRAGRIVATGSDADIAAFLGPATEVVELAGRAVLPGINDAHLHAVWMGARWPKTLFEEGGGEGAHGKLLSNAEERKQAILKAWSVMASLGITSYTEPGIGPGEDDGETGCFGTPVLETYLELAGTAAQTARVTLLRLFGILDGPSDFASMRRSIDVEVRAADPNWLAIPGVKIFADGIPPMRNAWLRDPYPGGGHGGLMTGSGDDAERLADFTAMVELAHARRLQVAVHATGDRTIEEFIAIVERLGGADGLRHYVIHGDLVTPEQLARMKQAGMGLALQPLIADLTRDWMAQAVGPATAARAWPLHLMLAKGMRVVLSSDAPVTSPDWRRSIASAASQLEAQGVAVGGEILTELLRMYTAIPADQDGALDWKGTIEVGKVADLCVLDRDPYMTGARNFSDIEVDLTIVDGRTVFDRLA is encoded by the coding sequence ATGTCCGCCACCATCGTGCCCCTGCCTTCCGCCGCCTCCAGCGTCGAGGAGGGGAAATTCGCGGACCTTGCGCTTCGGGGCGGGCGCGTGCATTGCCTCGACCTAGACGCCACTGTTTTCGAGGCGATTGCGGTAAGGGCTGGTCGCATCGTGGCCACGGGGAGTGATGCAGATATCGCCGCCTTCTTGGGGCCTGCGACCGAAGTCGTTGAGCTTGCGGGCAGGGCGGTCTTGCCCGGCATAAACGATGCGCATCTCCATGCCGTCTGGATGGGCGCGCGCTGGCCGAAGACGCTGTTCGAGGAAGGCGGTGGGGAAGGGGCACACGGCAAGCTTCTCTCGAACGCCGAGGAGCGGAAGCAAGCGATTCTCAAGGCCTGGAGCGTGATGGCATCGTTGGGAATCACGAGTTACACCGAGCCCGGCATCGGGCCCGGTGAGGACGATGGCGAAACTGGCTGTTTCGGTACCCCGGTCCTCGAAACTTATCTCGAACTCGCCGGCACCGCGGCGCAGACGGCGCGGGTCACCCTGCTACGCCTTTTCGGGATCCTCGACGGCCCGAGCGACTTTGCGAGTATGCGGCGCAGCATCGACGTTGAGGTACGTGCAGCCGATCCGAACTGGCTGGCGATCCCCGGCGTCAAGATCTTCGCCGATGGCATCCCGCCGATGCGCAACGCCTGGCTTCGCGATCCTTATCCTGGAGGCGGGCACGGAGGGCTGATGACGGGAAGTGGGGACGACGCGGAGCGTCTTGCCGATTTCACCGCCATGGTCGAGTTGGCCCACGCGCGCCGGCTCCAGGTGGCGGTCCATGCCACCGGCGACCGCACGATCGAGGAGTTCATCGCCATTGTCGAACGCCTGGGAGGCGCGGATGGGCTGCGCCACTACGTCATCCACGGCGACCTGGTGACGCCGGAGCAACTCGCGCGCATGAAGCAAGCCGGCATGGGCCTGGCGTTGCAACCCCTTATCGCAGATCTCACGAGGGACTGGATGGCGCAGGCCGTCGGGCCCGCGACTGCGGCCCGAGCCTGGCCGCTGCATCTCATGCTGGCCAAGGGCATGAGGGTAGTGCTCAGTTCGGATGCGCCGGTGACGAGCCCCGATTGGCGCCGGTCCATTGCTTCGGCTGCGAGCCAACTCGAGGCGCAGGGTGTCGCGGTGGGGGGTGAAATCCTGACCGAGCTGCTGCGCATGTACACTGCAATCCCCGCGGATCAGGATGGAGCGCTCGACTGGAAGGGGACGATCGAGGTGGGAAAGGTGGCCGACCTGTGCGTTCTTGACCGGGACCCCTACATGACGGGCGCCCGCAACTTTTCCGACATCGAGGTCGACCTGACCATCGTGGATGGTCGAACTGTCTTCGATCGTCTCGCCTGA
- a CDS encoding glutathione S-transferase N-terminal domain-containing protein, producing the protein MTKQTAPIDLFFFPTPNGYKISIMLEELGVPYKVHTIHIGKGDQFRPEFLEISPNNKIPAIVDPEGPGGHPISIFESGAILKYLAQKFGELYPTDPREQVKVDEWLFWQVGGFGPMLGQNHHFALYAPEKIDYAIKRYRDETHRLYRVLDTQLRGKDYIVGSFSIADIATIGWANGYERQGIDLAEFPNVAAWLKRVNDRPAVQRGLAVKAADEQKVDLTQDDDAKKVLFNQR; encoded by the coding sequence ATGACCAAGCAGACAGCGCCCATCGACCTGTTCTTCTTCCCTACGCCCAATGGCTACAAGATCTCGATCATGCTCGAGGAACTGGGCGTGCCCTACAAGGTCCACACCATTCACATCGGCAAGGGTGACCAGTTCCGTCCGGAATTCCTCGAGATCTCGCCCAATAACAAGATTCCCGCCATCGTGGACCCCGAGGGGCCGGGCGGCCATCCCATCTCGATCTTCGAGTCCGGCGCCATCCTCAAATACCTCGCGCAGAAGTTCGGCGAACTTTACCCCACCGACCCGCGCGAGCAGGTCAAGGTTGACGAGTGGCTGTTCTGGCAGGTCGGTGGCTTCGGGCCGATGCTCGGCCAGAACCATCACTTCGCGCTCTACGCGCCCGAGAAAATCGACTACGCCATCAAGCGCTACCGCGACGAGACGCATCGCCTCTATCGCGTCCTCGATACTCAGTTGCGCGGCAAGGACTACATTGTCGGCAGCTTCTCGATCGCTGATATCGCCACCATCGGCTGGGCGAACGGCTACGAGCGCCAGGGCATCGATCTTGCCGAATTCCCCAACGTCGCGGCCTGGCTAAAGCGCGTGAACGATCGTCCCGCCGTCCAGCGCGGACTTGCCGTCAAAGCCGCCGACGAACAAAAGGTCGATCTGACCCAGGACGACGACGCCAAGAAGGTGCTCTTCAATCAGCGCTAG
- a CDS encoding glyoxalase superfamily protein produces MSFSLDPISAISLKAEAKVLRDERARAGAPITHSAALELVARAHGFRDWNTARAALPERVATPVQVGERVKGTYLGQPFEGIVIGVNLMTDMQHYQVTVKFDDPVDVVTSELFSAFRQRVTSTVDVYGVSPARTGNGEPQMRLSRA; encoded by the coding sequence ATGTCTTTTTCTCTCGATCCCATCAGCGCCATCAGCCTCAAGGCCGAGGCCAAGGTGCTGCGCGACGAGCGCGCCCGCGCCGGCGCCCCCATCACGCACAGTGCCGCGTTGGAACTGGTCGCCAGGGCCCACGGCTTTCGCGACTGGAACACGGCCCGTGCCGCCTTGCCGGAACGTGTCGCCACGCCTGTCCAGGTCGGTGAGCGCGTCAAGGGCACCTATCTTGGCCAGCCCTTCGAAGGCATCGTCATCGGCGTCAACCTGATGACGGATATGCAGCACTACCAGGTCACCGTGAAGTTCGACGATCCCGTCGACGTTGTGACCTCCGAGCTGTTCTCGGCCTTCCGCCAGCGCGTCACGTCCACGGTCGACGTCTACGGCGTCTCGCCCGCCCGCACGGGCAACGGCGAGCCCCAGATGCGCCTGTCGCGAGCATGA
- a CDS encoding methyltransferase dimerization domain-containing protein codes for MTSSNPVTADPSRILDIATGYMGAQQLFAASRIGLFTALAEGGRTVAQIARTTGVSERMSRILADAMAGLGLLTREDGRYTLTETSQAYLTGGRAQLDLSPFLTFLAEISYPHWLQFPRTVDTDQPGDLGMTDERWKTFLAGVMTYNQLHADMFAGALDFSGHTNALDLGGLAPYFAIRAMQANPDLKTTFVYAPDFTEAVNQQLAEAGLADRSVVEAVDTATAEPKGPFDLVFVNHVIHRFSVEENRAIFKHARAAASAGARLAVLDFYLDDDAQQRPIDALHAGEYLVIDGTVVFPEAEVRSWLVEAGWKPLETVALPGSPRVLLAEAI; via the coding sequence ATGACTTCTTCCAACCCGGTCACGGCCGATCCAAGCCGTATCCTCGACATCGCGACGGGCTATATGGGCGCCCAGCAACTGTTTGCGGCAAGCCGCATCGGCCTATTCACGGCACTCGCCGAAGGCGGTCGCACGGTCGCGCAGATCGCAAGGACCACGGGCGTAAGCGAGCGCATGAGCCGCATCCTTGCCGACGCCATGGCGGGCCTGGGCCTGCTGACCCGCGAGGACGGCCGCTACACGCTGACCGAGACTTCACAGGCCTATCTCACCGGAGGCCGCGCACAACTCGACCTGTCGCCGTTCCTGACTTTCCTTGCTGAAATCAGCTACCCCCACTGGCTCCAGTTCCCCCGGACCGTCGACACCGACCAGCCGGGTGACCTCGGAATGACCGATGAACGCTGGAAGACGTTTCTAGCCGGCGTGATGACCTACAACCAACTCCATGCCGACATGTTTGCTGGCGCTCTCGACTTCAGCGGACACACTAACGCACTCGACCTGGGCGGCTTGGCCCCTTACTTCGCCATTCGCGCCATGCAGGCCAATCCCGACCTCAAGACCACCTTCGTCTACGCGCCGGACTTCACCGAGGCGGTCAATCAGCAGTTGGCCGAGGCGGGACTTGCCGACAGGTCCGTTGTCGAGGCGGTCGATACCGCGACCGCTGAGCCGAAAGGGCCTTTCGACCTGGTGTTCGTCAACCACGTCATCCACCGTTTCTCGGTCGAAGAGAACCGCGCCATCTTCAAGCACGCCCGTGCGGCTGCCTCAGCGGGCGCTCGCCTTGCCGTGCTGGACTTCTATCTGGACGATGACGCCCAGCAGCGCCCGATCGATGCCCTTCATGCCGGCGAATACCTCGTGATCGACGGCACGGTGGTCTTCCCGGAGGCCGAGGTTCGTTCATGGCTCGTCGAAGCCGGATGGAAACCATTGGAAACCGTTGCGTTGCCCGGCAGCCCGCGCGTGCTGCTGGCAGAAGCGATCTAG
- a CDS encoding ATP-binding cassette domain-containing protein, which produces MDRFNPLLSVENLVVEYGTPGSGFKALSGVSIDVGKGECVGVVGESGSGKSTLGKAILGLAPVTSGRIVFDGEDITQLKGAARRRLASSVQVVFQDPYGSLDPTMTVGDILAEPLEAAGKGRRAARSAVGEMIERVRLPQAAIDRYPSEFSGGQRQRIAIARALVRKPRLVVCDEPVSALDLTTQAAVIDLFIELQRDTGVSYLFVSHDLGVVRRICHRVAVMKRGEVVEFGDGEQVTRSPVHPYSARLLLASPVADPIAQAQRRAAWLQLRESDVATPAR; this is translated from the coding sequence ATGGACCGCTTCAATCCCCTGCTCAGCGTTGAAAACCTTGTGGTCGAGTACGGCACGCCCGGTTCTGGGTTCAAGGCCCTTAGCGGGGTTTCGATCGACGTCGGCAAGGGCGAGTGCGTTGGTGTCGTGGGCGAAAGCGGCTCGGGCAAATCCACCCTCGGCAAAGCCATCCTCGGGCTCGCGCCGGTGACGAGCGGACGCATCGTCTTTGACGGAGAGGACATCACCCAGCTCAAGGGAGCCGCCCGACGTCGGCTGGCCAGCAGCGTTCAGGTGGTTTTCCAGGACCCCTACGGTTCTCTCGATCCGACCATGACAGTGGGCGACATACTGGCCGAGCCGCTCGAGGCTGCGGGCAAGGGGCGCCGGGCGGCACGCTCCGCCGTTGGGGAGATGATCGAGCGCGTCCGCCTGCCACAGGCAGCCATCGATCGCTATCCGAGCGAGTTCTCGGGTGGGCAGCGCCAGCGCATTGCCATCGCGCGGGCACTGGTTCGCAAGCCGCGGCTGGTCGTGTGCGACGAACCGGTCAGCGCGCTTGACCTGACGACCCAGGCGGCGGTCATCGACCTCTTCATCGAGTTGCAGCGCGATACGGGCGTGTCATATCTCTTCGTGTCGCATGACCTCGGGGTGGTGCGGCGCATCTGCCACCGGGTTGCTGTGATGAAGCGGGGCGAGGTCGTCGAGTTTGGTGACGGCGAGCAGGTTACGCGCTCGCCCGTTCATCCCTATAGCGCGCGTCTGCTCCTCGCCTCGCCGGTTGCCGACCCCATAGCCCAGGCCCAGCGGCGCGCCGCCTGGCTGCAGTTGCGGGAGTCGGACGTTGCGACCCCGGCCCGGTAA
- a CDS encoding TetR/AcrR family transcriptional regulator, whose product MPKIIDHDQRRRDIIEVAKRLILQGGFEAATMRSIAAEAGFANGALKHYFPGKESIIAATFQSVLSEMDPQGFLNEDDAPSGQDPVERLRERITMSVPFTEREINAGRVLLVLWEHAASNPELAETYRQFFSRWREVTIGLLRDASGGRDAVSEDEYDTLALELLSVTIGANVVNLMHPDGRFLNVYRTYLESFIERVTRRAP is encoded by the coding sequence ATGCCCAAGATCATCGACCACGACCAGCGCCGCAGGGATATCATCGAGGTCGCCAAGCGGCTTATCCTGCAAGGCGGCTTCGAGGCAGCGACCATGCGCAGCATCGCTGCGGAAGCCGGCTTCGCCAATGGCGCCCTCAAGCACTATTTCCCGGGCAAGGAAAGCATCATCGCCGCGACGTTTCAGAGCGTGCTCTCGGAAATGGACCCGCAAGGCTTTCTCAACGAGGATGACGCGCCATCCGGTCAGGATCCCGTCGAGCGGCTACGCGAACGCATCACGATGTCGGTGCCGTTCACGGAACGGGAAATCAATGCCGGGCGCGTGCTGCTCGTGCTCTGGGAGCACGCGGCCTCAAACCCTGAGTTGGCAGAGACTTACCGCCAGTTCTTCTCGCGCTGGCGCGAGGTGACGATTGGCCTCCTACGCGATGCCAGCGGTGGCAGGGACGCGGTGAGCGAGGACGAGTACGACACCCTCGCGCTCGAGCTCCTGTCAGTCACCATCGGCGCGAACGTCGTCAACCTCATGCACCCCGACGGCCGGTTCCTCAACGTGTACCGCACATATCTCGAAAGCTTCATAGAGCGCGTCACCAGGCGGGCGCCATAG
- a CDS encoding sulfite exporter TauE/SafE family protein: protein MTEILLLLAGFLGGSLNTLAGGGSFIVFPALLAAGVPPVLANASNTYAALPGYVSGAAGLWRHIAAHKQRLLPYSIVALLGGYAGAELLLRVSDEQFSSVIPWLMLFAVILFALGGRINGWLAARGRGRQHLARIGAALLLVVLALVSVYGGFFNAGLGILLLAFLAMAGFTDIHAMNGLKLWISSLVSVIAVWRFAVTGSIDWYHGTIALVGVTTGAYIAARVSHRVPTVLLRNAIIIYGAGLTAYFFWQTYFA from the coding sequence GTGACCGAGATTCTGCTGCTGCTCGCCGGTTTTCTGGGCGGATCCCTCAACACCCTGGCGGGAGGTGGCTCGTTCATCGTCTTTCCGGCCCTGCTGGCGGCAGGAGTGCCGCCCGTGCTGGCCAATGCGTCCAACACCTATGCCGCCCTGCCAGGCTATGTCAGCGGCGCGGCGGGGCTGTGGCGGCACATAGCTGCCCACAAGCAGCGGCTGTTGCCTTATTCGATCGTCGCTCTCCTTGGCGGCTACGCCGGTGCCGAACTCTTGCTGCGCGTTTCGGACGAGCAGTTCTCGAGCGTCATTCCGTGGCTCATGCTGTTCGCTGTGATCCTCTTCGCGCTTGGTGGGCGGATCAATGGCTGGCTCGCGGCGCGGGGGCGTGGGCGCCAGCACCTGGCCCGGATCGGGGCGGCATTGCTGCTCGTGGTGCTGGCACTGGTCTCGGTCTATGGCGGGTTCTTCAATGCTGGCCTCGGCATCCTGCTGCTCGCGTTCCTCGCTATGGCCGGGTTCACCGACATTCACGCGATGAACGGGCTCAAGCTCTGGATTTCATCGCTCGTGTCCGTCATCGCCGTGTGGCGCTTCGCAGTCACCGGCTCGATCGACTGGTACCACGGCACTATCGCGCTGGTGGGCGTAACGACGGGCGCATATATCGCGGCGCGCGTCTCCCATCGGGTGCCGACGGTGTTGCTGCGCAACGCCATCATCATCTACGGCGCCGGCCTTACCGCCTATTTTTTCTGGCAGACCTATTTCGCCTGA